The proteins below come from a single Sporolituus thermophilus DSM 23256 genomic window:
- a CDS encoding IS110 family transposase, whose amino-acid sequence MLTESIIDSEWGNREPIQALKDYGVGIDTHSKFIAVCVLVKEGYNVIKYERDFPTSWKALKEARNWVVDVIRTKSVPTVLNIEPLHYSIESTGTYHLPVLKAFGGTPSVVNPLLASPSRRKTDKLDAKLLAYQNMTGLWPESFVISDKIQELRIIMRQRQFHQQMATSIANRINNYILRFGHTLGSIDSVTSIKSRALIEDMCDGHFIPSDYICPDGFPDEVKSVIKSMYADYDTHKEKAHEYTKQALKLAKAINWEIGKGRTISGKKLFAHFLTIPGIGEITTLIWLSQIVTPTRFKTAKQVAAYCGCDPSLKVSAGKVTAQTRRKGNQEIHYALVKCASALIQKHNEPLGQWGYGIYRRNLKGGWKKACSAVARRLAVAMFYVHKLGVDFSY is encoded by the coding sequence ATGCTGACTGAAAGCATCATTGACAGCGAATGGGGTAACAGAGAACCAATTCAAGCTTTAAAGGATTACGGTGTGGGTATTGACACTCATTCTAAATTTATAGCCGTATGCGTTTTAGTAAAAGAAGGTTATAACGTAATTAAGTACGAACGTGATTTTCCCACATCATGGAAGGCATTAAAAGAGGCCAGAAACTGGGTTGTAGATGTCATCCGCACAAAATCAGTTCCTACTGTCTTAAATATTGAGCCACTGCACTACAGTATCGAAAGTACAGGTACTTATCATCTTCCTGTTCTTAAAGCCTTTGGCGGTACACCTTCGGTAGTTAACCCGCTTCTAGCTAGCCCAAGTCGCCGCAAGACTGACAAGCTTGATGCAAAACTTCTTGCTTATCAAAACATGACAGGACTATGGCCAGAAAGCTTTGTCATCAGCGACAAGATACAGGAATTGCGCATTATAATGCGTCAACGACAGTTTCACCAGCAAATGGCAACATCTATTGCCAATCGCATTAATAACTATATCCTTCGTTTCGGCCATACACTGGGAAGCATCGATAGCGTAACCAGTATCAAAAGCCGAGCGTTAATTGAGGATATGTGCGACGGCCACTTTATCCCCAGTGATTATATCTGCCCTGATGGTTTTCCTGATGAGGTCAAAAGCGTCATCAAGAGCATGTATGCTGACTATGATACCCATAAGGAAAAAGCACACGAATATACCAAACAGGCTTTAAAGCTTGCAAAAGCAATTAACTGGGAAATTGGAAAAGGGCGGACTATTTCCGGCAAAAAGCTGTTTGCACATTTTTTAACCATCCCTGGTATCGGCGAAATAACTACACTTATTTGGCTTTCCCAAATTGTTACGCCTACCAGATTTAAAACTGCCAAACAAGTTGCCGCTTATTGCGGATGTGACCCTTCTTTAAAGGTATCTGCCGGTAAGGTCACAGCCCAAACCAGACGAAAGGGAAATCAAGAAATCCATTATGCCTTGGTTAAATGTGCCAGTGCCCTAATTCAAAAGCACAATGAGCCACTCGGTCAGTGGGGTTACGGCATATATCGTCGCAATTTGAAAGGCGGTTGGAAAAAAGCCTGTTCGGCAGTAGCAAGACGATTAGCCGTGGCAATGTTTTATGTTCACAAACTTGGGGTTGACTTCTCTTACG
- a CDS encoding helix-turn-helix transcriptional regulator, translating into MRHWLIQLRKKSGLSQKQVAIQASISQNHYCNIETGFRNPSIAVAKRIANALNFHWTAFYDIKD; encoded by the coding sequence GTGCGTCATTGGCTGATCCAACTTCGCAAAAAAAGCGGACTGTCGCAGAAACAAGTCGCTATCCAGGCTTCCATTTCTCAAAATCATTATTGCAACATTGAAACTGGTTTTCGCAATCCAAGTATCGCTGTAGCCAAAAGAATTGCTAACGCTTTAAATTTTCATTGGACTGCGTTTTATGACATTAAAGACTAA
- a CDS encoding NAD(P)-binding domain-containing protein has protein sequence MRIGLVGVGRMGKVLAARLAKHVELRLFDHNTERLQAVRAELGVATVDEMGELADLGTVILAVPDREVISCIKEFNSIKKDLNVINIATNVAQHVLEETAAKHIRCIGVKFVGHAGEMALGQDPVIIINDRPPELVPLARQIFEPVGTLLVGKADLVTFINTAAGERALEAGVMLEEQLRQKGITDPVIIKSAVRQVAAGILKAYADDDLGPFAREIVRAVRARLKKTGGHA, from the coding sequence GTGCGGATTGGGTTAGTCGGCGTAGGTAGGATGGGCAAGGTGCTGGCCGCCAGATTGGCCAAGCATGTGGAGCTGCGCCTTTTTGACCATAACACCGAGCGGCTGCAGGCCGTGCGGGCCGAACTCGGCGTCGCGACGGTGGATGAGATGGGCGAACTGGCCGATCTGGGAACGGTTATTTTGGCGGTGCCCGATCGGGAGGTCATCAGCTGCATCAAGGAATTTAACAGCATAAAGAAAGACCTCAACGTCATCAATATAGCCACCAATGTAGCCCAGCACGTGCTGGAGGAAACGGCGGCCAAACACATTCGCTGCATCGGCGTCAAGTTTGTCGGCCATGCCGGTGAAATGGCCCTGGGCCAAGATCCGGTGATCATCATCAATGATCGGCCGCCGGAACTGGTGCCGCTGGCGCGGCAGATTTTTGAACCGGTAGGGACGCTGTTGGTCGGCAAAGCCGATTTGGTGACCTTCATCAATACCGCGGCCGGCGAAAGAGCCCTCGAAGCGGGAGTTATGCTGGAAGAACAGCTCCGCCAGAAAGGCATTACCGATCCAGTGATTATCAAAAGCGCCGTTCGCCAGGTGGCCGCCGGCATTCTCAAGGCCTACGCCGACGATGACCTGGGGCCGTTCGCCCGGGAAATCGTGCGGGCAGTGCGGGCAAGATTGAAAAAGACAGGGGGTCATGCTTGA
- a CDS encoding NAD(P)/FAD-dependent oxidoreductase has protein sequence MTSRANVVVIGGGVIGTACAYYAAKAGHKVTLLERETIAGGTSGACDGFIIMQSKTVGPHLALALESAALYRTLSEELEFDLEYRPCGGMIVIEDEIQAGLMAEVVAKQRTAGLAVEMLPIGEARRREPLLAADLWGATFSPVDAQVNPILVAQGFSQAARRLGAAIHSGVEAAGLIVEQGRVRGVITAKGERLSADVVVNAAGVWAPALVKPYGVDLPITPRRGQILVSEPLPPMLSHVLLCACYLTAKYRPQDLDQRSRHHRLGVGLAVEQAATGGLLLGSTREFVGFDRRTTLEGLAAVASHVTRILPALAGVNIIRSFAGLRPHTPTGLPILGPLPELPGLIMAAGHEGDGIALAPVTGKRVAEYIKASG, from the coding sequence ATGACTAGCCGCGCAAATGTTGTCGTGATTGGCGGCGGCGTAATCGGCACGGCCTGCGCTTATTATGCCGCCAAAGCGGGCCACAAGGTGACGCTCCTGGAACGGGAAACGATCGCCGGCGGCACTTCGGGGGCGTGCGACGGCTTTATCATCATGCAGTCGAAAACAGTCGGGCCGCACCTGGCGCTGGCGCTGGAAAGCGCCGCCTTGTACCGCACGTTGAGTGAAGAATTAGAATTTGATTTGGAATATCGGCCCTGCGGCGGCATGATTGTTATTGAGGATGAGATCCAGGCCGGACTGATGGCCGAGGTTGTCGCCAAACAGCGCACCGCCGGCCTGGCCGTGGAGATGTTGCCTATTGGCGAGGCCCGCCGGCGCGAGCCGCTCCTAGCCGCCGATTTGTGGGGGGCGACTTTTTCGCCGGTTGATGCCCAGGTCAATCCCATCCTGGTGGCCCAGGGCTTCAGCCAGGCGGCGCGGCGGTTGGGGGCGGCGATTCATAGCGGCGTGGAAGCGGCCGGGCTTATCGTTGAGCAGGGGCGGGTGCGCGGCGTGATAACGGCCAAGGGAGAACGATTGTCCGCCGATGTGGTGGTTAACGCGGCCGGGGTGTGGGCGCCGGCGCTGGTAAAGCCCTACGGCGTGGATCTGCCCATCACGCCGCGGCGCGGCCAAATCCTGGTCAGCGAGCCGCTGCCGCCCATGCTTAGCCATGTGCTCTTGTGCGCCTGCTACCTCACGGCCAAATACCGGCCCCAGGATCTTGACCAGAGAAGCCGCCACCACCGGCTGGGCGTGGGGCTGGCGGTGGAGCAGGCGGCTACCGGCGGCCTGCTGCTCGGCAGCACGCGCGAGTTTGTCGGCTTTGACCGCCGGACAACGCTTGAGGGCTTAGCAGCGGTGGCCAGCCATGTGACCCGGATTTTGCCCGCGCTTGCGGGGGTTAATATCATCCGCTCCTTTGCCGGTCTTCGTCCCCATACGCCTACCGGGCTGCCGATTTTAGGGCCGCTGCCCGAACTTCCCGGTCTCATCATGGCCGCCGGGCACGAAGGCGACGGCATCGCCCTGGCCCCTGTCACCGGCAAGCGCGTTGCCGAATATATTAAAGCGTCGGGGTAG
- a CDS encoding (2Fe-2S)-binding protein, giving the protein MDGVKYTGMLSAAELKRVLPAADRLARGPVAVIECVQEIPCNPCEKACPFGAITVGGDITALPVLDQEKCKGCGVCVSRCPGLAIFVVNAAYSADEALITMPYEYLPLPDEGELVRGLDRSGRPVCQGRVVKVDRSPRNDGTTVITLAVPKAYVHDVRNLRRMEKDEVLVCRCNEVTEQEVRQAVRDGARTVAAVKLRTRTGMGLCQGRTCRRLVSRIIAEETGQTVADILPATTRPPVRTLPLGALTGGEADD; this is encoded by the coding sequence ATGGACGGAGTAAAATATACGGGGATGCTGAGCGCCGCGGAGCTGAAGCGGGTGCTGCCTGCCGCCGACCGCCTGGCGCGTGGTCCGGTGGCGGTCATCGAGTGCGTGCAGGAAATTCCCTGCAACCCTTGTGAGAAGGCCTGTCCGTTCGGGGCGATTACCGTCGGCGGCGATATTACCGCTTTGCCGGTCCTCGATCAGGAAAAATGCAAGGGCTGCGGCGTGTGCGTCAGCCGCTGCCCCGGCCTGGCCATCTTTGTCGTCAATGCCGCCTATAGCGCGGACGAGGCGCTGATTACCATGCCTTATGAATATCTGCCCCTGCCGGACGAGGGTGAGTTGGTACGCGGCCTTGACCGGAGCGGCAGACCGGTTTGCCAGGGGCGGGTGGTGAAGGTCGACCGGTCGCCCCGTAATGACGGCACGACGGTGATTACCCTGGCCGTGCCGAAGGCGTATGTGCATGATGTGCGCAATTTGCGCCGGATGGAAAAAGACGAGGTGTTGGTGTGCCGCTGCAACGAGGTGACCGAACAGGAAGTGCGCCAGGCGGTGCGGGACGGCGCCCGCACGGTAGCGGCGGTCAAACTCCGCACGCGCACCGGTATGGGCCTGTGTCAGGGGCGGACGTGCCGGCGGCTGGTCAGCCGCATCATCGCCGAAGAGACGGGGCAAACGGTAGCCGACATTCTGCCGGCTACGACGCGGCCGCCGGTGCGGACGCTGCCGCTCGGCGCGCTCACGGGAGGTGAGGCTGATGACTAG
- a CDS encoding NAD(P)/FAD-dependent oxidoreductase: MAQFDVVVVGAGPAGLAAGIEAAKRGARTLVIDENSRPGGQLFKQIHKFFGSHEHKAGVRGYVIGETLLAEAAACGVEVWLDSVVWGLFDRQAAVLRRGERVVVSAAKIILATGASENAVAFPGSTLPGVMGAGAIQTMINVHRVLPGRRVIMLGSGNVGLIVAYQLLQAGAQVVAVVEAMPQIGGYGVHAAKIRRAGVPILVGTTITRAFGDEEVAGVALGRLDEQGRIIPGSERVLAVDTVGLAVGLTPLAELAWMAGCQFHFSPRLGGHVPLHDDNMRTSLDWLYVAGDITGVEEASTAMEEGRLAGIAVAQALGLTDETAAEAAKDAVRRRIDALRLGPFGLARRTAKAEIIARWKEAAVAWTE; encoded by the coding sequence ATGGCCCAATTTGATGTCGTGGTAGTCGGCGCCGGGCCGGCGGGGCTGGCCGCCGGCATTGAGGCGGCCAAACGGGGCGCCCGCACCTTGGTGATTGATGAAAACAGCCGCCCCGGCGGGCAGCTGTTTAAGCAGATCCACAAATTTTTTGGCTCCCATGAGCATAAAGCCGGTGTACGCGGCTACGTTATCGGCGAAACGCTGCTGGCCGAGGCGGCGGCATGCGGCGTCGAAGTGTGGCTGGACAGCGTGGTCTGGGGCCTGTTTGACCGGCAGGCGGCCGTTTTGCGCCGCGGGGAACGGGTGGTAGTTTCGGCAGCGAAAATCATCCTCGCCACCGGGGCGTCGGAAAACGCCGTGGCCTTTCCCGGCTCGACGCTGCCTGGCGTCATGGGCGCCGGCGCCATTCAGACCATGATCAATGTCCATCGCGTGCTGCCCGGCAGGCGAGTGATCATGCTCGGCTCCGGCAATGTGGGCCTGATTGTCGCCTACCAACTGCTGCAGGCCGGCGCCCAAGTAGTCGCCGTGGTGGAGGCCATGCCCCAGATTGGCGGCTACGGGGTTCATGCCGCCAAAATCCGCCGAGCCGGGGTGCCGATCCTGGTCGGGACGACCATTACCCGCGCCTTTGGGGACGAGGAGGTCGCCGGCGTCGCGCTGGGCCGGCTGGACGAACAAGGCCGCATTATCCCCGGCAGTGAGAGAGTCTTGGCCGTGGACACGGTCGGGCTGGCGGTAGGGCTGACCCCGCTGGCCGAGCTGGCCTGGATGGCCGGCTGTCAATTCCATTTTTCACCCCGCCTGGGCGGACATGTGCCGCTCCATGATGACAACATGCGGACCTCGCTCGACTGGCTCTATGTCGCCGGCGATATTACCGGCGTGGAGGAAGCCAGCACGGCGATGGAGGAAGGGCGCCTGGCCGGCATCGCCGTGGCCCAGGCGCTGGGCCTGACCGACGAAACGGCAGCCGAAGCCGCCAAGGATGCGGTGCGCCGGCGCATTGACGCGCTGCGCTTAGGTCCGTTCGGGCTGGCACGGCGGACGGCGAAAGCCGAGATTATCGCCCGGTGGAAGGAGGCGGCCGTGGCATGGACGGAGTAA
- a CDS encoding (2Fe-2S)-binding protein — translation MRIDHHPVLGDRQAGRLVTITVDGEQLLAVEGEPIAAALLAHGRRFFRRTPKRHEPRGLFCGIGRCTDCIMTVDGVPNVRTCVTPVRAGMVITSNCREEGGDGPI, via the coding sequence ATGCGCATAGATCATCATCCGGTACTGGGCGACCGTCAGGCCGGCCGCCTGGTGACAATCACCGTAGACGGCGAGCAGCTGCTGGCGGTGGAAGGCGAGCCCATCGCCGCCGCCCTTTTGGCCCATGGCCGCCGCTTTTTCCGCCGGACGCCGAAACGGCACGAGCCGCGGGGCTTGTTTTGCGGGATCGGCCGCTGCACCGACTGCATCATGACGGTGGACGGGGTGCCGAACGTCCGCACCTGCGTCACACCGGTGCGGGCCGGCATGGTTATTACTTCGAACTGTAGGGAGGAGGGCGGCGATGGCCCAATTTGA
- a CDS encoding ABC transporter ATP-binding protein, which produces MLSIDGINVYYGNIHAIRDISLTVEEGEIVTIIGANGAGKTTILKTIVGLLRSRTGTIRFQDDDITSASTAGIVRRGIALVPEGRRVFPRLSVADNLILGAYSRQDKDVQRDLAKVYEMFPRLAERRHQAAGTLSGGEQQMLAMGRGLMSRPKLLLLDEPSMGLAPLLVRQIFQTILDINSMGTTILLVEQNARMALSIADRGYVLETGSVVLTGSAADLADNDEVRRAYLGE; this is translated from the coding sequence TTGTTAAGCATCGACGGCATTAATGTTTATTACGGCAATATCCATGCCATCCGCGACATCAGCCTGACGGTCGAAGAAGGCGAAATCGTCACCATTATCGGCGCCAACGGCGCCGGCAAAACCACCATTCTTAAGACCATTGTCGGGCTGCTGCGCAGCCGCACCGGCACCATCCGCTTTCAGGACGACGACATCACGAGTGCGTCCACGGCCGGCATCGTGCGGCGCGGGATCGCCCTCGTGCCTGAGGGGCGGCGGGTCTTTCCCCGCCTCAGCGTGGCCGACAACCTTATTCTCGGCGCGTACTCGCGCCAAGACAAGGATGTGCAGCGGGACCTGGCCAAAGTCTATGAGATGTTTCCCCGGCTGGCCGAGCGGCGGCATCAGGCGGCGGGAACGCTGTCCGGCGGCGAGCAGCAAATGCTGGCCATGGGCCGGGGCCTGATGAGCCGCCCCAAACTGCTGCTGCTAGACGAGCCGTCGATGGGCCTGGCGCCGCTTTTGGTGCGGCAAATTTTCCAGACCATTTTGGACATCAACAGTATGGGTACGACTATTTTACTGGTGGAACAAAACGCGCGGATGGCACTGTCGATAGCCGACCGCGGCTATGTGCTGGAAACCGGGAGCGTCGTTTTGACCGGCAGCGCCGCCGACCTGGCCGATAATGATGAGGTGCGCCGCGCCTATTTGGGGGAATAG